The Salvelinus fontinalis isolate EN_2023a chromosome 36, ASM2944872v1, whole genome shotgun sequence genome window below encodes:
- the LOC129835038 gene encoding inhibitor of growth protein 2-like isoform X2, which translates to MLWRLTAFFRVEVLKEVDDVYERYRGEQDAAQRKRLQIQLQRALISSQELGDEKIHVVTQMTELVENRSRQMDSLCLQEPSETSERVVTERRSCSVQEAAVSTPAERSSARRPRRQRNSESRDSNHASGNVAVMDDPADELPLQPREKRSKSAKKKKRKAKQERDASPVEFTIDPNEPTYCLCEQVSYGEMIGCDNDACPIEWFHFSCVGLTYKPKGKWFCPKCRGDNEKTMDKNLDKNKKDRRSR; encoded by the coding sequence AGGTCCTGAAGGAGGTTGACGATGTCTACGAGCGTTACCGGGGCGAGCAGGATGCGGCACAGCGTAAGAGGCTTCAGATTCAGCTGCAGCGGGCCCTCATCAGTAGCCAGGAGCTCGGCGACGAGAAGATCCATGTGGTTACCCAGATGACCGAGCTGGTAGAGAACCGTTCCCGCCAGATGGACTCCCTCTGCCTCCAGGAGCCCAGCGAGACCAGTGAGCGGGTTGTCACCGAGCGGCGCTCCTGTTCTGTCCAGGAGGCGGCGGTGTCCACCCCTGCTGAACGTTCCTCGGCCCGCCGGCCGAGACGCCAGCGCAACAGTGAGAGCCGTGACTCCAACCACGCCTCGGGTAACGTAGCGGTGATGGACGACCCGGCGGATGAGCTGCCCCTGCAGCCGCGGGAGAAAAGGTCCAAGTCGGCCAAGAAGAAGAAGCGCAAGGCCAAGCAGGAGCGCGACGCCTCGCCCGTGGAGTTCACCATCGACCCCAACGAGCCCACCTACTGCCTGTGCGAGCAGGTGTCATACGGCGAGATGATCGGCTGCGATAACGACGCGTGCCCCATCGAGTGGTTCCACTTCTCCTGCGTGGGGCTCACCTACAAGCCCAAGGGGAAGTGGTTCTGTCCCAAGTGCAGAGGGGACAACGAAAAGACTATGGACAAAAACCTGGACAAGAACAAAAAGGACCGGAGGTCCAGGTAG